The following proteins are co-located in the Silene latifolia isolate original U9 population chromosome 1, ASM4854445v1, whole genome shotgun sequence genome:
- the LOC141589591 gene encoding secreted RxLR effector protein 161-like, with amino-acid sequence MKNIPYASAVGSIIYAQVCTRPDIAYAVGVLRRYQSNPGLDHWKAAKKVLRYLQGTKDYMLMFRRTGNLEVVGYSDSDYAGCIDSRKSTSGYVLMLADGAMSWRSVKQTLTATSTMEAEFVSCFEATSHGVWLKSFISGLRVIDSICRLLRMYCDNSVVVFMAKNNKSGSRTKHISTELMIADPLTKGMPIKTFKDHIVRMGLGSIM; translated from the coding sequence ATGAAGAATATTCCATATGCTTCAGCTGTTGGTAGCATTATATATGCTCAGGTCTGTACTAGGCCCGACATTGCGTATGCGGTTGGAGTGTTAAGAAGATATCAGAGTAACCCAGGACTTGATCACTGGAAGGCTGCAAAGAAAGTGTTAAGATACCTTCAAGGTACTAAGGATTACATGCTTATGTTTAGACGGACTGGGAATCTTGAAGTGGTAGGTTACTCCGACTCCGACTATGCTGGCTGCATAGATTCACGTAAATCCACATCAGGATATGTGCTTATGCTAGCTGATGGAGCTATGTCATGGAGGAGTGTTAAGCAAACCTTGACGGCTACTTCTACTATGGAGGCTGAGTTCGTATCTTGTTTTGAGGCTACCTCACATGGTGTTTGGTTGAAAAGTTTCATATCTGGGCTTAGAGTTATTGACTCTATTTGTAGGCTGCTAAGAATGTATTGTGATAATTCAGTTGTTGTGTTTATGGCTAAGAATAATAAAAGTGGAAGTCGAACTAAACACATTAGCACAGAGTTGATGATTGCAGATCCCTTGACTAAAGGCATGCCAATTAAGACTTTCAAGGATCATATAGTGAGAATGGGACTTGGTTCCATTATGTAG
- the LOC141589607 gene encoding uncharacterized protein LOC141589607, producing MLFSHPSDEKKSLGLKNDLLWNKAAVGKLVWWIHAKPDHLWVKWINHIYLKGKTWQNYSPPNDSSWYWRKICQVKFLLADAYNHDEWVDQKGREYTIKKGYEFLRTKGDKIEWMNLVWTNWSIPKHSMLSWFYHHNSLNTKEKLHKLGISENDTCIICENGTENNEHLFFQCEYSTAMLDIISSWVRVHLPSRDLLTWRLNMQGSSLQQDVINAIINATMYHVWRQRNLSKFELKLLTRKAVARDIVEEIKSRMRGMKLTKAGDGDRRWLELLTDRK from the exons ATgttgttttcacatccatctgat GAGAAAAAGTCTCTGGGACTTAAAAATGATCTACTATGGAACAAGGCTGCAGTTGGTAAGCTGGTATGGTGGATCCATGCTAAACCTGACCACCTATGGGTCAAATGGATCAACCATATTTACCTGAAAGGCAAAACCTGGCAGAATTATTCTCCCCCCAATGACTCTAGTTGGTATTGGAGAAAAATCTGCCAAGTTAAGTTTTTACTAGCAGATGCCTATAATCACGATGAATGGGTGGATCAGAAAGGTCGAGAATACACTATCAAGAAAGGCTATGAATTCCTCAGAACTAAAGGAGACAAAATAGAGTGGATGAATTTGGTCTGGACTAACTGGTCGATACCTAAACACAGTATGCTTTCCTGGTTTTACCATCATAATAGCTTAAATACGAAAGAGAAGCTGCATAAATTAGGGATCAGTGAGAATGATACCTGTATCATCTGTGAAAATGGAACCGAAAATAATGAACATCTCTTCTTCCAGTGTGAATATAGCACCGCTATGCTGGATATCATCAGCTCCTGGGTTCGGGTTCATCTTCCCTCTCGGGATCTATTGACTTGGAGATTGAACATGCAGGGATCCTCTCTGCAACAGGATGTGATCAACGCTATTATCAATGCTACCATGTATCATGTTTGGCGACAAAGGAATTTAAGTAAGTTTGAACTTAAATTACTTACCCGGAAAGCTGTAGCTCGTGATATAGTTGAGGAAATCAAATCTAGAATGAGAGGAATGAAGCTCACCAAGGCTGGGGACGGGGATCGTCGCTGGCTGGAGTTGTTGACAGATAGGAAgtga
- the LOC141589638 gene encoding uncharacterized protein LOC141589638, with protein sequence MCASIRGYTIKDTKVKDLIKAIDEQFATSDKALASTLIMQFSSLRLTETKGVRDYIMHMRDIAAQLKTLEVTMSDTFLVHFILCILPPKYAPFKISYNTHKDKWSINEHMAMCVQEEGRLLMEEGEKVNLTFASSSKRQKDHTKDKGKGKISAEPAIKK encoded by the coding sequence ATGTGTGCTAGTATTCGTGGTTACACGATCAAAGATACTAAAGTTAAAGATCTAATTAAGGCCATCGATGAACAGTTTGCAACTTCTGATAAAGCTCTTGCTAGTACCTTAATAATGCAGTTTTCATCTTTGAGGCTCACCGAGACTAAAGGCGTGCGTGATTATATCATGCACATGAGGGATATTGCAGCTCAACTTAAGACCTTGGAAGTTACCATGTCTGACACTTTCCTCGTGCACTTCATTTTATGCATTCTTCCTCCAAAATATGCTCCTTTTAAGATCTCTTACAACACACATAAGGATAAATGGTCAATTAATGAACATATGGCCATGTGTGTTCAAGAGGAGGGCAGATTGTTAATGGAGGAAGGTGAAAAGGTGAACCTTACTTTTGCTTCTTCGTCAAAGAGGCAAAAGGATCACACTAAAGATAAGGGAAAGGGAAAGATTTCAGCTGAGCCAGCCATTAAGAAGTAG